The following are encoded together in the Hydractinia symbiolongicarpus strain clone_291-10 chromosome 14, HSymV2.1, whole genome shotgun sequence genome:
- the LOC130626044 gene encoding ras-related protein rab7, producing the protein MSSRKKVLLKVIILGDSGVGKTSLMNQYVNKKFSNQYKATIGADFLTKEVMVDDRLVTMQIWDTAGQERFQSLGVAFYRGADCCVLVFDVTAPNSFKTLDSWRDEFLIQASPRDPENFPFVVLGNKVDLENRAVSAKRAQQWCHSKNEIPYFETSAKEGINVEHAFQTIARKALAQETEVELYNDFPDQIKLSNDSKPRSSDCGC; encoded by the exons atgtcTTCACGGAAAAAGGTGCTGTTAAAAGTCATTATTCTTGGAGATAGTGG AGTTGGTAAAACATCACTTATGAACCAATATGTGAACAAAAAATTCAGTAATCAATATAAAGCAACCATAGGTGCTGATTTTTTAACGAAAGAAGTTATGGTAGATGATAGACTTGTAACCATGCAG ATTTGGGACACAGCCGGCCAAGAGCGTTTCCAGAGTTTAGGTGTAGCATTTTACCGAGGAGCGGACTGTTGTGTTTTAGTATTTGACGTCACTGCTCCAAACTCATTCAAAACATTGGATAGTTGGAGGGATGAATTTCTAATCCAGGCCAGCCCACGTGATCCGGAAAATTTTCCCTTTGTCGTTCTCGGAAATAAAGTCGATTTAGAAAATAGGGCG GTATCAGCGAAACGAGCACAGCAATGGTGTCATAGCAAAAACGAGATTCCGTATTTTGAAACGAGCGCAAAGGAGGGTATCAACGTTGAGCACGCGTTTCAAACAATTGCCCGAAAAGCTCTGGCACAGGAAACCGAAGTCGAACTTTATAACGATTTTCCAGACCAAATTAAGCTGTCCAATGACAGCAAACCGAGATCAAGCGATTGTGGCTGTTAA